A genomic segment from Neobacillus sp. YX16 encodes:
- the purR gene encoding pur operon repressor: protein MKFRRSERLIDMTSYLLDHPRQLVPLTFFAERYSSAKSSISEDLAIVKETFEQRGIGTLQTVPGAAGGVKFFVNVSDDEARPFVNELCSLIAHPDRLLPGGYLYLTDILGDPAIVQKAGRIIASAYVNTKIDVVMTVATKGIPLAYAVASQLNTPVVIVRRDNKVTEGPTVSINYVSGSAKRIQTMVLSKRSLAQGSKVLVVDDFMKAGGTVMGMISLLEEFNAQVAGIAVLVEAEKIEERLVEEYKSLVKLTDVDVKEKRIQVTEGNYFKRRTEE, encoded by the coding sequence ATGAAGTTTCGCCGCAGTGAACGATTAATTGATATGACAAGCTATTTACTTGACCATCCACGCCAGCTTGTACCGCTTACTTTCTTTGCTGAACGTTACTCTTCTGCGAAATCTTCTATCAGTGAAGACCTAGCAATCGTGAAAGAGACCTTCGAACAAAGAGGTATTGGGACCTTACAAACGGTACCTGGGGCAGCGGGTGGAGTTAAATTTTTTGTAAATGTCAGTGATGATGAGGCAAGGCCATTTGTAAATGAATTATGTTCGTTAATTGCACACCCAGACCGCCTTTTACCTGGGGGATATTTATATTTAACTGATATTTTAGGTGATCCAGCCATTGTTCAAAAAGCCGGCCGGATTATTGCATCAGCCTATGTGAATACGAAGATTGATGTGGTCATGACTGTAGCAACAAAGGGAATTCCTCTTGCTTATGCTGTCGCGAGTCAGTTAAATACACCTGTTGTCATTGTAAGAAGAGATAATAAGGTCACCGAGGGCCCAACTGTTAGTATCAACTATGTTTCTGGATCAGCAAAGAGAATCCAAACAATGGTGCTCTCAAAAAGGAGCTTGGCACAAGGGTCGAAGGTGTTAGTTGTCGATGACTTTATGAAAGCTGGCGGAACCGTAATGGGAATGATCAGTTTGCTAGAGGAATTTAATGCTCAAGTAGCTGGAATTGCTGTTTTGGTTGAAGCTGAGAAAATTGAAGAACGTCTCGTCGAGGAGTACAAATCACTTGTTAAACTGACGGATGTTGATGTAAAAGAAAAAAGGATTCAGGTTACAGAAGGAAACTACTTTAAACGCAGAACGGAGGAATAA
- a CDS encoding ribose-phosphate diphosphokinase encodes MSNQYLDPNLKVFSLNSNLPLAREIAKVIGVELGKTSVTRFSDGEIQINIEESIRGCDVYVIQSTSSPVNENIMEVLIMIDALKRASAKTINIVMPYYGYARQDRKARAREPITAKLVANLLETAGATRIICLDLHAPQIQGFFEIPTDHLMGVPILADYFQKRNFEGDIVIVSPDHGGVTRARKLAERLKAPIAIIDKRRPRPNVAEVMNIVGNIEGKIAILIDDIIDTAGTITLAANALVENGASEVYACCTHPVLSGPAMDRIQNSKIKELVITNSISIPEEKKTDKIIQLSVAPLLGEAIIRVHEEQSVSTLFD; translated from the coding sequence ATGTCGAATCAATACTTAGATCCAAACTTAAAGGTATTCAGTCTGAATTCAAATCTACCGTTAGCAAGAGAGATTGCTAAGGTTATCGGTGTGGAATTAGGAAAAACTTCTGTAACAAGATTTAGTGATGGAGAAATCCAAATTAATATCGAAGAAAGTATCCGCGGTTGTGATGTGTATGTTATTCAATCGACTAGTTCTCCAGTCAATGAAAATATTATGGAAGTACTAATTATGATTGATGCTCTAAAAAGGGCCTCTGCTAAAACAATTAATATTGTTATGCCATACTATGGCTATGCCCGTCAGGACCGTAAAGCACGTGCACGTGAGCCGATTACAGCTAAGTTAGTGGCTAACCTGCTTGAAACAGCAGGTGCAACCCGTATTATCTGCTTAGACTTACACGCACCGCAGATTCAAGGCTTCTTTGAAATTCCAACTGATCACTTAATGGGTGTTCCTATTTTGGCTGATTATTTCCAAAAGAGAAATTTTGAAGGTGACATTGTCATTGTTTCACCTGATCATGGCGGAGTAACGAGAGCTAGAAAATTAGCAGAACGTTTAAAAGCCCCAATTGCGATTATTGACAAACGTCGTCCAAGACCCAATGTTGCTGAGGTTATGAATATTGTTGGTAACATTGAAGGAAAAATTGCTATCCTAATTGATGATATTATCGATACAGCAGGAACTATAACTTTAGCAGCCAACGCTTTAGTCGAGAACGGTGCTTCTGAAGTGTACGCATGCTGTACACACCCTGTCTTATCTGGACCGGCGATGGATCGAATTCAAAATTCAAAAATTAAGGAATTAGTTATCACAAATTCTATTTCTATACCAGAAGAGAAAAAGACTGATAAAATTATTCAACTTTCTGTAGCACCGTTACTTGGTGAAGCGATTATCCGTGTCCATGAAGAACAATCTGTAAGTACATTATTTGATTGA
- the glmU gene encoding bifunctional UDP-N-acetylglucosamine diphosphorylase/glucosamine-1-phosphate N-acetyltransferase GlmU, whose product MHNRYAVILAAGQGTRMKSKLYKVLHPVCGKPMVQHVVDQVKKLNIQEMVTVIGHGAEKVKGQLGEESHYALQAEQLGTAHAVMQAQESLEGKEGITIVVCGDTPLIKAETMESLFKHHRELSAKATILTARIDDPTGYGRIIRNEKGYVEKIVEHKDATEAERDINEINTGTYCFDNAALFEALKKVSNDNVQGEYYLPDVVEILKNQGEVVTAFQTNDLEETLGVNDRVALAEAERIMRSRINESHMRNGVTIIDPANTYIEADVVIGQDTIILPGTILKGRTVIGAECQIGPNSEIDTCEVGNETVIRQSAAYNSSIGSLVNIGPFAHIRPDSAISDEVKIGNFVEIKKAVFGKGSKASHLSYIGDAEVGSDVNIGCGSITVNYDGKNKFLTKIEDGVFIGCNSNLVAPVTVGKGAYVAAGSTITKDVPGNALSIARSQQVNKENYVDKLNVKK is encoded by the coding sequence ATGCATAATCGTTATGCTGTGATTTTGGCCGCAGGGCAAGGTACTCGGATGAAGTCAAAGCTTTATAAAGTATTACATCCTGTATGCGGTAAGCCGATGGTTCAACATGTAGTGGACCAAGTGAAGAAGCTAAACATTCAAGAAATGGTTACCGTAATTGGCCATGGAGCTGAAAAGGTAAAAGGACAATTAGGGGAAGAAAGCCATTATGCCCTTCAAGCAGAGCAGCTTGGGACTGCACATGCCGTAATGCAGGCACAAGAGAGCTTAGAGGGGAAAGAAGGAATTACCATAGTGGTCTGTGGTGACACTCCTCTAATTAAGGCAGAAACGATGGAGTCATTATTTAAACATCATAGAGAACTCTCGGCGAAAGCAACAATTCTTACAGCAAGGATTGATGACCCGACGGGATATGGTCGGATCATTCGAAATGAAAAGGGATACGTTGAGAAAATCGTTGAGCATAAAGACGCAACAGAAGCAGAGCGAGATATAAATGAAATCAATACAGGAACCTACTGCTTTGATAATGCTGCCTTGTTTGAAGCTTTAAAGAAGGTTTCGAATGATAATGTTCAAGGTGAATATTATCTGCCGGATGTCGTAGAAATTCTGAAGAATCAGGGAGAAGTAGTTACGGCTTTCCAAACAAATGATTTAGAAGAGACTCTCGGGGTAAACGACAGAGTTGCTTTGGCTGAAGCAGAAAGAATTATGCGAAGCCGGATAAACGAAAGTCATATGCGAAATGGAGTTACCATTATTGATCCTGCGAATACATACATCGAAGCAGATGTTGTAATTGGGCAGGATACCATTATCCTTCCTGGTACGATTCTAAAAGGCAGGACCGTGATTGGAGCAGAATGCCAAATCGGGCCAAACTCAGAAATTGATACTTGTGAGGTTGGAAATGAAACGGTAATCCGTCAATCCGCAGCCTATAATAGTAGTATTGGATCTCTCGTTAATATTGGGCCCTTTGCACATATTAGACCAGATTCAGCTATTAGTGATGAAGTGAAAATTGGAAACTTTGTTGAAATTAAGAAGGCAGTTTTCGGTAAGGGAAGTAAGGCTTCGCATCTAAGCTATATCGGTGATGCTGAGGTTGGAAGTGATGTAAATATAGGCTGTGGCTCAATAACAGTTAACTATGATGGGAAAAATAAATTCTTAACAAAGATTGAGGATGGAGTATTTATTGGCTGTAATTCCAATTTAGTTGCTCCTGTTACCGTTGGAAAAGGAGCTTATGTAGCTGCGGGTTCAACGATAACAAAGGATGTACCCGGAAATGCATTGTCCATTGCACGTTCACAGCAGGTAAACAAAGAAAATTATGTCGATAAGCTTAATGTGAAAAAATAG
- a CDS encoding anti-sigma-F factor Fin family protein produces the protein MAIHYHCRHCGTNLGSIEQSSIHSEALGLHKLTEQERQEMVAYDVTGNIHITAICEDCQEALERNPDYHQYDFLIH, from the coding sequence GTGGCCATTCATTACCATTGCCGGCATTGCGGTACAAATTTAGGTTCCATTGAACAGTCATCGATACACAGTGAAGCACTCGGCCTTCATAAATTAACGGAACAGGAAAGGCAAGAGATGGTCGCATATGACGTGACTGGGAATATTCATATTACAGCCATTTGTGAGGATTGTCAGGAGGCATTAGAAAGAAATCCAGATTATCACCAATATGATTTCCTCATTCATTAA
- a CDS encoding 50S ribosomal protein L25/general stress protein Ctc, whose protein sequence is MSTVLQAKERKELRSSELRKIRETGNIPAVIYGRKVESKPVSVSSADLTKTIRLVGRNGVISLDVDGSRHDVVLSDYQEDFIKKEIIHVDFLAVDKSSKIHVTVRLVLTGEAAGVKDGGVLQQPVHELSITSTPDEIPQQIEVDVTNLQVGETMKVSDILYQGSFTINHEEDEVIASILPPRQEEEINAGEQQEGGHPDNEEGRETKPVGE, encoded by the coding sequence ATGAGTACGGTTTTACAAGCAAAGGAACGTAAGGAACTTCGCAGTTCGGAATTAAGGAAAATTAGAGAAACTGGAAATATTCCTGCTGTCATTTATGGCAGGAAGGTAGAAAGCAAACCGGTTTCTGTCAGCTCGGCGGATTTAACAAAAACCATCCGATTAGTAGGCAGGAATGGCGTTATTTCTCTTGACGTTGACGGCAGCAGGCATGATGTTGTTTTATCTGATTACCAAGAGGATTTTATTAAAAAGGAAATCATTCATGTTGATTTTCTTGCCGTTGATAAATCCTCCAAAATTCATGTAACGGTTCGACTCGTCCTAACGGGTGAAGCAGCTGGAGTTAAGGATGGCGGGGTCCTGCAGCAGCCTGTACATGAACTATCGATTACTTCCACTCCTGATGAGATACCACAGCAAATTGAAGTGGATGTAACTAACCTTCAGGTTGGTGAAACCATGAAGGTTTCCGATATCCTATATCAGGGATCGTTTACGATCAATCATGAGGAAGATGAAGTAATCGCAAGTATCCTTCCTCCTCGACAAGAAGAGGAAATTAATGCAGGTGAGCAGCAAGAAGGCGGCCATCCCGATAATGAAGAAGGCAGAGAAACAAAGCCGGTGGGAGAATAG
- the pth gene encoding aminoacyl-tRNA hydrolase: MKLIVGLGNPGKQYEKTRHNIGFEVIDELADKLNIPLNQSKFKGLYGMGFHNGEKVILLKPLTYMNLSGESIRAIMDYYEIDLEDLVIIYDDLDLPVGKIRLRQKGSAGGHNGIKSTVAHLGTQEFNRIRIGIDRPRNGMKVPDYVLGRFHEDEWGLTKESVQKSAEACRTWLEKPFLQVMNEYNQ; this comes from the coding sequence ATGAAATTAATCGTTGGTTTAGGAAACCCTGGGAAACAGTATGAAAAAACGAGACATAATATTGGGTTTGAAGTCATTGACGAGCTTGCAGATAAATTAAATATTCCTTTAAATCAATCAAAATTTAAAGGGCTGTATGGAATGGGTTTTCATAATGGTGAAAAAGTAATTTTACTAAAACCACTGACTTATATGAATCTGTCTGGAGAATCCATTAGAGCGATAATGGACTATTATGAAATTGATCTAGAAGATTTAGTCATTATCTATGATGATCTTGATCTGCCGGTGGGGAAAATCAGGCTCCGTCAAAAAGGAAGTGCTGGCGGTCATAATGGAATCAAGTCCACTGTAGCACATCTTGGAACGCAAGAATTTAACAGAATCAGAATTGGAATTGATCGGCCGAGGAATGGGATGAAGGTTCCAGATTATGTGCTGGGGCGCTTTCACGAAGATGAATGGGGATTAACAAAAGAGTCCGTACAAAAGAGTGCTGAAGCATGTAGAACATGGTTAGAAAAGCCCTTTTTACAGGTGATGAACGAATATAATCAGTAA
- a CDS encoding RidA family protein, giving the protein MKVVQTTQAPAAIGPYSQGMIVNNLFYSSGQIPLTAEGVMIEGGIKEQTHQVFKNLAAVLSAAGASFDTVVKATVFIKSMDDFALINEVYGEYFSTNKPARSCVEVARLPKDALVEIEVIALVK; this is encoded by the coding sequence ATGAAAGTTGTTCAAACCACCCAAGCACCTGCAGCGATTGGACCCTATTCTCAAGGAATGATTGTTAACAATCTTTTTTATAGCTCAGGGCAAATCCCGTTAACAGCTGAGGGCGTAATGATTGAAGGCGGCATAAAGGAACAAACTCACCAGGTTTTTAAAAATTTGGCGGCTGTGCTTTCAGCAGCAGGGGCGTCTTTTGATACCGTTGTTAAGGCGACGGTCTTTATTAAAAGTATGGATGACTTTGCTTTGATAAACGAAGTATATGGTGAATATTTTTCAACGAATAAACCGGCGCGTTCATGTGTTGAGGTAGCACGGTTACCAAAAGATGCTTTGGTTGAAATTGAAGTAATTGCGCTCGTGAAATAA
- the spoVT gene encoding stage V sporulation protein T — protein sequence MKATGIVRRIDDLGRVVIPKEIRRTLRIREGDPLEIFVDRDGEVILKKYSPISELSDFAKEYAEALFDSLGNPVLICDRDSYIALAGSSKKDYLNKNISDLVEKTMEDRNSVLVTQQGDIALADGNDETISSYTIGPIIANGDPIGAVIIYAKEGTLGEVEKKAVETAAGFLARQMES from the coding sequence ATGAAAGCAACTGGAATAGTTCGTCGAATCGATGATTTGGGTCGTGTTGTCATTCCCAAAGAAATACGCAGGACTCTGCGTATCCGTGAGGGGGATCCGTTAGAGATCTTTGTTGATCGAGATGGAGAAGTAATCTTAAAGAAGTATTCACCAATCAGCGAGTTAAGCGATTTTGCCAAAGAATATGCAGAAGCCCTATTTGACAGCCTCGGAAACCCGGTATTAATTTGTGATAGAGATAGTTATATTGCGTTAGCAGGAAGTTCTAAAAAGGATTATTTAAATAAAAATATAAGCGATTTAGTGGAAAAAACAATGGAAGACCGTAACTCAGTTCTAGTTACACAGCAAGGTGATATTGCATTAGCGGATGGGAATGATGAAACCATCTCATCTTATACAATTGGACCAATCATTGCAAATGGTGACCCAATTGGAGCCGTTATTATTTATGCAAAAGAAGGTACACTTGGTGAAGTCGAGAAAAAGGCTGTTGAAACCGCTGCTGGATTTTTAGCAAGACAAATGGAATCTTAG
- the mfd gene encoding transcription-repair coupling factor, translating into MKGLKSLFLDQEDVNSIISGVQEGLKEQLIAGLSGSSRTVLTAAIYEQMKRPILFITHNLLQAQKLYDDIVNLLSEDDVFLFPANELIAAEMSIASPELKAQRIEALNHLSKRDKGIIIVPAAGLRKVIPPKSLWKKYQLSFKLGDDLDVTKVLNTFVKMGYVRSEMVSTPGEFSIRGGIIDIYPLTVSNPIRIELFDTEIDSIRYFSLEDQRSIEKTAEVLIGPATEVLFEAEDYSRLIGKLEDGLGKSLRKLKDDKAKIQLSQNISFELEQLKNGHKPDQVFKYLSLAYEGDSSLLDYLPRDGMVFIDEISRVQEMNDSLIKEEAEWYTALLGEGQIIHDLTISHDLPNLLHKKEFPILYMSLFLRHVANTSPQNIINVSCKQMQNFHGQMHLLKAEVDRWKKGNYSILFLGADDDRVKKLERVLEDYEIEASISRSDQQLLPGKVQIMKGNLQTGFELSIQKIAVITEEELFTKRVKKSANRQKLSNAERIKSYSELKIGDYVVHVNHGIGKYLGIETLVINGVHKDYLHLRYHGTDKLYVPVEQIDLVQKYVASEGKEPKIYKLGGSDWKKVKKKVQSSVQDIADDLIKLYAEREAAVGYAFSPDGDMQREFETAFAYQETEDQLRSIHEIKIDMERARPMDRLLCGDVGYGKTEVAIRAAFKAIADGKQVALLVPTTILAQQHYETMRERFQDYPINIGLLSRFRSKKQQTETIKGLKAGTVDVVVGTHRILSKDIIYRDLGLLIIDEEQRFGVTHKEKIKRLKTNIDVLTLTATPIPRTLHMSMLGVRDLSVIETPPENRFPVQTYVMEYNGSLVREAIERELARDGQVYFLYNRVEDIERKAEEISMLVPDARVTFAHGQMSENELESVMLSFLSGEFDVLVSTTIIETGVDIPNVNTLIVYDADRMGLSQLYQLRGRVGRSNRVAYAYFTHRKDKVLTEVAEKRLQAIKEFTELGSGFKIAMRDLSIRGAGNLLGAQQHGFIDSVGFDLYSQMLKEAIEERRGDLNAEKKATVEIDLEIDAYIPDTYIKDGHQKIEMYKRFRGLLTLEDIEELQAEMLDRFGEYPEEVDYLFQVAEMKIYALLAGVEIIKQAKQEVSIIVNEQASSTIDGQKVFAISSKYPRMIGLGMEGQKLKMTLQIKGLEPAYWLNVAFEMIKGLQAAKKGQKNPV; encoded by the coding sequence TTGAAAGGCTTAAAATCATTATTTCTAGATCAGGAAGATGTGAACTCCATCATATCTGGAGTTCAGGAAGGCTTGAAAGAGCAGCTAATTGCTGGATTATCGGGTTCATCAAGGACGGTACTAACGGCTGCCATTTATGAGCAGATGAAAAGACCGATTCTCTTTATCACCCATAATCTATTGCAAGCACAAAAACTCTATGACGATATTGTAAATCTATTAAGTGAGGATGATGTTTTTCTATTTCCTGCCAATGAATTAATTGCAGCTGAGATGAGTATTGCCAGTCCTGAGTTAAAGGCACAAAGAATCGAAGCCTTAAACCATTTGAGTAAAAGGGACAAAGGAATTATTATCGTTCCTGCTGCTGGGCTAAGAAAGGTCATTCCGCCAAAATCTTTGTGGAAAAAGTATCAGCTGTCTTTTAAACTAGGCGATGATTTAGATGTTACAAAGGTCCTCAATACTTTTGTTAAGATGGGATATGTTCGGTCCGAAATGGTGTCAACACCAGGAGAGTTTAGTATAAGGGGCGGAATTATTGATATTTATCCGCTTACCGTCAGTAATCCTATAAGAATTGAATTATTTGATACCGAGATTGATTCAATCCGCTACTTTTCCTTAGAAGACCAGCGTTCTATCGAGAAAACAGCTGAAGTTTTGATTGGCCCTGCAACAGAAGTCCTTTTTGAAGCAGAGGATTATAGCAGGTTAATTGGAAAGCTTGAGGATGGGCTGGGTAAAAGTCTTAGAAAATTAAAGGACGATAAAGCAAAGATACAGCTCTCACAAAATATAAGTTTTGAGCTCGAACAGCTAAAAAATGGCCACAAACCAGACCAGGTATTTAAATATCTTTCACTTGCATATGAAGGCGATAGTAGTTTACTAGACTATCTCCCGCGCGATGGAATGGTATTTATTGATGAAATAAGCCGGGTTCAAGAGATGAATGACTCATTAATTAAAGAAGAGGCGGAATGGTATACTGCTCTCTTAGGCGAGGGTCAAATTATTCATGATTTGACTATTTCCCATGACTTACCGAATTTACTTCATAAAAAAGAGTTTCCGATTCTTTATATGAGTTTGTTTTTACGCCATGTTGCAAATACGAGTCCGCAAAATATCATTAATGTTTCTTGTAAACAAATGCAGAATTTCCATGGTCAAATGCATTTACTGAAAGCAGAAGTTGACAGGTGGAAAAAAGGAAATTACTCCATTCTCTTTTTAGGTGCAGATGATGATAGAGTTAAAAAATTAGAGCGAGTTTTAGAGGATTATGAAATAGAAGCTTCTATTTCACGAAGCGATCAGCAGCTTTTACCTGGAAAAGTGCAGATTATGAAGGGGAACCTGCAAACTGGATTTGAGCTTTCCATTCAGAAGATAGCTGTCATTACGGAAGAGGAGCTTTTTACAAAACGTGTCAAAAAGTCTGCCAACAGACAAAAGCTCTCAAACGCCGAAAGGATTAAGAGTTATTCCGAACTTAAAATTGGCGATTATGTTGTCCATGTTAATCATGGAATAGGAAAATACTTAGGAATTGAAACTCTCGTTATTAACGGTGTTCATAAGGATTATCTCCACCTCCGCTATCATGGGACGGATAAGCTTTATGTTCCTGTCGAACAAATAGACCTTGTTCAAAAGTATGTGGCTTCCGAAGGAAAAGAGCCGAAAATTTATAAACTGGGCGGCAGTGATTGGAAAAAGGTAAAAAAGAAAGTTCAATCCTCTGTTCAAGACATTGCGGATGATTTAATTAAGCTTTATGCAGAACGTGAAGCAGCCGTTGGTTATGCCTTTTCTCCGGATGGGGATATGCAAAGGGAGTTTGAAACCGCCTTTGCGTACCAAGAAACGGAAGATCAGCTTCGCTCCATTCATGAAATTAAGATCGATATGGAAAGAGCTAGACCAATGGACCGCTTGCTTTGTGGAGACGTGGGTTATGGAAAAACGGAGGTAGCCATTCGAGCCGCCTTCAAAGCGATAGCAGATGGCAAGCAAGTCGCACTCCTTGTACCTACAACGATCTTAGCACAGCAGCACTATGAAACGATGAGAGAAAGATTCCAAGACTACCCAATCAATATTGGTCTGTTAAGTCGCTTCCGCTCGAAAAAGCAACAAACCGAAACCATCAAAGGATTAAAGGCAGGAACGGTCGATGTGGTCGTTGGAACACACCGTATTCTTTCAAAGGATATCATTTATCGTGATTTAGGTTTATTAATTATTGATGAAGAGCAAAGATTTGGGGTGACCCATAAAGAAAAAATTAAAAGATTAAAGACAAATATAGATGTTTTAACATTGACAGCAACCCCAATCCCGAGAACGCTGCATATGTCCATGCTTGGCGTTCGCGATTTATCGGTTATTGAGACACCGCCTGAGAACCGTTTTCCTGTACAAACTTATGTGATGGAGTACAATGGATCTCTTGTCAGAGAGGCGATTGAAAGGGAGTTAGCACGTGACGGACAAGTATATTTTTTATATAACAGAGTAGAGGATATTGAGCGTAAGGCAGAAGAAATATCTATGCTTGTTCCAGATGCACGAGTTACTTTCGCTCATGGGCAAATGTCAGAAAATGAATTAGAATCCGTCATGCTCAGCTTTCTATCGGGAGAGTTTGATGTGTTGGTCAGCACAACCATCATCGAAACAGGGGTAGATATTCCGAATGTAAACACGCTGATTGTCTATGATGCTGATAGAATGGGACTTTCTCAGCTTTATCAGCTGCGGGGCCGTGTTGGAAGGTCAAATCGTGTTGCGTATGCTTATTTCACGCACCGAAAGGATAAAGTATTAACTGAAGTGGCAGAAAAGCGTCTCCAGGCTATTAAGGAATTTACTGAACTTGGTTCTGGTTTTAAAATTGCTATGCGTGACTTATCCATTAGGGGAGCTGGTAATTTACTAGGGGCGCAGCAGCATGGATTTATTGACTCAGTAGGTTTTGATCTTTATTCGCAAATGCTGAAAGAGGCAATTGAAGAAAGAAGAGGCGACTTGAATGCTGAGAAAAAGGCAACTGTTGAAATTGACTTAGAAATAGATGCTTATATTCCTGATACCTACATTAAGGATGGCCATCAAAAAATTGAAATGTATAAGCGATTTAGAGGTTTGCTAACATTAGAGGATATTGAGGAGCTTCAAGCGGAAATGCTCGATCGTTTTGGAGAATATCCTGAAGAAGTTGATTATCTATTCCAAGTGGCAGAAATGAAAATTTATGCACTGCTTGCGGGTGTCGAAATCATAAAGCAAGCGAAACAGGAAGTAAGCATTATCGTAAATGAACAAGCTAGCAGTACGATTGACGGACAAAAGGTATTTGCTATCAGCAGTAAATATCCACGAATGATTGGGCTGGGAATGGAGGGTCAGAAGCTTAAAATGACCCTGCAAATTAAAGGATTAGAGCCAGCATACTGGCTAAATGTAGCATTTGAAATGATTAAAGGTCTTCAAGCAGCGAAAAAGGGTCAAAAGAACCCTGTTTAA
- the spoVG gene encoding septation regulator SpoVG, producing the protein MEVTDVRLRRVNTDGRMRAIASITLDNEFVVHDIRVIDGNNGLFVAMPSKRTPDGEFRDIAHPINSGTRGKIQEAVLAEYHRLGELEVEFEEAGAS; encoded by the coding sequence ATGGAAGTAACAGACGTAAGATTACGCCGTGTTAACACGGATGGTCGTATGAGAGCGATTGCATCAATTACATTAGACAATGAATTCGTTGTTCATGACATCCGCGTTATTGACGGAAACAATGGTTTATTTGTCGCAATGCCAAGTAAACGTACTCCAGACGGAGAATTTCGTGATATTGCGCATCCAATCAACTCAGGGACACGCGGTAAAATTCAAGAGGCTGTGTTGGCTGAGTATCATCGTTTAGGTGAATTAGAAGTAGAATTTGAAGAAGCTGGAGCTTCCTAG